A region from the Nesterenkonia lacusekhoensis genome encodes:
- a CDS encoding GuaB3 family IMP dehydrogenase-related protein: MSNELPIGLAKNARRAWALDDVAVVPSRRTRSPQDVSLEWQIDAYKFDMPVIGAPMDSVMSPATAIALGKLGGLGVLNLEGLWTRYENPEPILEEIAALEASDVSPENTQRLQELYAEPIKAELITARLAEIREAGVVVSGSLTPQRTQEFYQTVVDAGVDMFVIRGTTVSAEHVTDNGADGTEPLNLKKFIYELDVPVIVGGAAGYTPALHLMRTGAAGVLVGFGGGSSTTTRRALGIRVPMATAISDIAAARRDYLDESGGRYVHVIADGGLGTSGDIVKALAMGADAVMLGATLARAEEAPGRGWHWGLEAVHEEFPRGHRTHVGTVGPLEEVLWGPSHHTDGTSNLMGGLKRAMATTGYVDVKSFQRVDAIVSPLSQQDR; encoded by the coding sequence TTGAGCAACGAACTCCCCATCGGCCTGGCCAAGAACGCGCGCCGGGCCTGGGCACTGGACGATGTCGCCGTCGTGCCCAGCCGCCGGACCCGCAGCCCGCAGGACGTCAGCCTGGAGTGGCAGATCGACGCCTATAAGTTCGACATGCCGGTCATCGGTGCGCCGATGGACTCGGTCATGTCCCCGGCGACGGCCATCGCCCTGGGCAAGCTGGGCGGCCTGGGCGTGCTGAACCTGGAGGGTCTGTGGACCCGGTATGAGAACCCCGAGCCCATCCTCGAGGAGATCGCCGCGCTGGAGGCCAGCGACGTCTCTCCGGAGAACACTCAGCGGCTGCAGGAGCTCTACGCCGAGCCGATCAAGGCGGAGCTGATCACTGCGCGGCTGGCAGAGATCCGTGAGGCCGGCGTCGTGGTCTCCGGGTCCCTGACTCCGCAGCGGACCCAGGAGTTCTACCAGACAGTGGTCGACGCCGGCGTCGACATGTTCGTCATCCGCGGGACCACTGTCTCGGCCGAGCACGTCACGGACAACGGTGCGGACGGCACTGAGCCGCTGAACCTGAAGAAGTTCATCTACGAGCTTGATGTTCCGGTGATCGTCGGCGGTGCGGCCGGGTACACCCCGGCGCTGCACCTGATGCGCACCGGTGCCGCCGGTGTCCTGGTGGGCTTCGGCGGCGGCTCGTCCACCACCACTCGCCGGGCACTGGGCATCCGCGTGCCGATGGCCACGGCCATCAGCGACATCGCAGCCGCGCGCCGGGACTACCTGGATGAGTCCGGCGGGCGCTACGTGCATGTGATCGCCGACGGCGGCCTGGGCACCTCCGGCGACATCGTCAAAGCTCTGGCCATGGGCGCCGACGCCGTGATGCTCGGGGCCACTCTGGCCCGGGCGGAGGAGGCCCCCGGCCGGGGCTGGCACTGGGGCCTGGAAGCCGTCCATGAGGAGTTCCCGCGCGGCCACCGCACCCACGTGGGCACCGTCGGGCCGCTGGAGGAGGTCCTCTGGGGCCCCAGCCACCACACCGACGGGACCTCCAACCTGATGGGCGGGCTCAAGCGGGCCATGGCCACCACCGGCTACGTGGACGTGAAGTCGTTCCAGCGGGTCGACGCCATCGTCTCCCCGCTGAGCCAGCAGGACCGCTGA
- a CDS encoding ExeM/NucH family extracellular endonuclease, which produces MPTPDRPTTDASGRRLPRLLTAAVLSGTMLGPAPAMASPAQDAEGADCILIDEVNTRGGSSAQDLPRYVELTNSCDTEVDLSDWSIQGYQSSGTPYSGGNTQLSGSVPAEGSYLILGPAAAGGPVTELHADHVAGAALNMAGGGASVALFSTAEPPEGVSGDLTDHPAVVDALGWGEAEVGLGDSRAVAAEASSGETLQRTGSSGENGEDFGPAPAAPRYSGGDALITQDQDEPEPADPEPSEPAPSEPEPSEPEPSEPEPSDPTDSSTAAEVSISEVRGEAGTDPAASPYMGEEVTTRGVVTARYADTENTSRPWDGFYLQEEAACGSEDYSDHDVSCAVFVWMGTGWDGAVVEEGDYVEVTGEVGTWEESSSTSSAQLQITQPEVGVIEDESVDAPLPYPVDGFLEIEEREQLIGMTLSPEGDWTVTDNYGLLHGEADSVGGVLGVVDGTDPLVNPTAQHHPDTQEREELAASNAERYIRLGHGGRNRWTSWSDEADMPLPYLSTGQVPRVGTSVEWNAPVILEHRYDEWRFEPTSFLPGNPEQEPVTFSDTRPEADLPGRAGDVRVAGFNVLNYFPHVGEYEEDCDYHEDRHGEPTTTDYCTSRGAYTEEHFAVQQQRIVNTIVGMDADVIALQEMENSVHFGEDRDYAHQVLVEALNAVEGEGTWDYVPVEDFPEDEDVIRNGYIYRPEAVELVDSLILFEEGVEHLASDALDEYDVDEIYSNAREPMAALFQPVDGDEDDQFALVVNHLKSKGGEGEGDNADSGDGSGSFNGDRTRQAEAMVAFTEAMREEYSTDRFYLMGDFNSYAAEAPMVTIEDAGFTNLSAQHSEETGNYSYNYSGESGSLDHVVASDAAVETVAQTHIWNTNAPEPIALEYSRYEASGTPGLYDEPAWSESLWRASDHDPIIADIVVGEETDGGAEEEGATEEDDAGQEDDADQGAGTGSGEDGVSEDGPSAGEEPVDDESSAAEAPAGSEAGDERADAEAGTDLGAAGSNAAPDDTSPTAASSEGDLALTGAQNFWIAAIAAGLLGVGTLLAYRSRLGQP; this is translated from the coding sequence ATGCCGACCCCTGACCGTCCCACCACCGACGCCTCCGGCCGCCGGCTCCCCCGCCTGCTGACCGCAGCGGTGCTGAGCGGAACCATGCTGGGCCCCGCCCCGGCGATGGCCTCTCCGGCTCAGGACGCCGAGGGAGCCGACTGCATCCTGATCGACGAGGTGAACACCCGCGGCGGAAGCAGCGCCCAGGACCTCCCCCGCTACGTGGAGCTGACCAACAGCTGTGACACCGAGGTGGACCTCAGCGATTGGTCCATCCAGGGCTACCAGAGCAGCGGCACCCCCTACAGCGGCGGCAACACTCAGCTCAGCGGCTCCGTCCCTGCCGAGGGCAGCTACCTGATCCTGGGACCGGCTGCCGCGGGCGGGCCGGTCACCGAGCTCCATGCCGACCACGTCGCCGGAGCAGCGCTGAACATGGCAGGCGGCGGCGCCTCTGTGGCCCTGTTCTCCACCGCAGAACCACCCGAGGGCGTCTCCGGCGACCTCACCGATCATCCCGCTGTGGTCGACGCCTTGGGCTGGGGCGAGGCGGAGGTCGGCCTGGGCGACTCCCGTGCGGTCGCTGCGGAGGCTTCCTCCGGGGAGACCCTTCAACGCACCGGCTCCTCCGGGGAGAACGGCGAGGACTTCGGCCCTGCGCCCGCGGCTCCCCGGTACAGCGGCGGCGACGCTCTGATCACGCAGGACCAGGATGAGCCTGAGCCTGCTGATCCTGAACCGTCGGAACCCGCACCGTCAGAGCCTGAGCCTTCAGAGCCGGAACCTTCAGAACCCGAGCCTTCGGATCCGACCGACTCGTCGACCGCAGCGGAGGTCTCGATCTCCGAGGTCCGCGGCGAAGCCGGCACGGATCCCGCCGCCAGCCCCTATATGGGCGAGGAGGTCACCACTCGCGGTGTGGTCACCGCGCGCTACGCCGACACCGAGAACACCTCGCGTCCCTGGGACGGGTTCTACCTCCAGGAGGAGGCAGCCTGCGGCAGCGAGGACTACAGCGATCACGACGTTTCCTGTGCGGTCTTCGTCTGGATGGGCACCGGCTGGGACGGCGCCGTGGTCGAGGAGGGCGACTACGTCGAAGTGACCGGGGAGGTCGGCACCTGGGAGGAGTCCAGCTCCACCAGCTCTGCTCAGCTGCAGATCACCCAGCCCGAAGTCGGAGTCATCGAAGACGAGAGCGTCGACGCTCCGCTCCCCTACCCCGTGGATGGCTTCCTGGAGATCGAGGAGCGCGAGCAGCTGATCGGCATGACGCTCAGCCCGGAGGGCGACTGGACGGTCACCGACAACTACGGGCTGCTCCACGGCGAGGCCGACAGCGTAGGCGGCGTGCTCGGCGTCGTGGACGGCACCGACCCTCTGGTGAACCCCACCGCACAGCACCACCCGGACACCCAGGAGCGCGAGGAGCTGGCCGCCTCCAACGCGGAGCGCTACATCCGACTGGGCCACGGCGGCCGCAACCGCTGGACCAGCTGGTCGGATGAGGCCGATATGCCCCTCCCCTATCTGAGCACAGGGCAGGTCCCCCGCGTGGGCACCTCAGTGGAGTGGAACGCCCCGGTGATCCTGGAGCATCGCTATGACGAGTGGCGCTTCGAGCCGACCTCCTTCCTGCCCGGGAACCCGGAGCAGGAGCCGGTCACCTTCAGCGACACCCGCCCCGAGGCAGACCTTCCCGGACGCGCCGGGGATGTCCGCGTGGCCGGCTTCAACGTCCTGAACTACTTCCCGCACGTCGGTGAGTACGAGGAGGACTGTGACTACCACGAGGACCGGCACGGCGAGCCCACCACAACTGACTACTGCACCAGCCGTGGGGCCTACACCGAGGAGCACTTCGCGGTGCAGCAGCAGCGCATCGTGAACACGATCGTGGGCATGGACGCCGATGTCATCGCGCTGCAGGAGATGGAGAACTCCGTCCACTTCGGCGAGGACCGCGACTACGCCCACCAGGTGCTGGTGGAGGCGCTCAACGCGGTCGAGGGAGAGGGCACTTGGGACTATGTCCCGGTCGAGGACTTTCCCGAGGATGAGGACGTCATCCGCAACGGATACATCTATCGGCCCGAAGCCGTCGAGCTGGTGGATTCGCTGATCCTCTTCGAGGAGGGCGTGGAGCACCTGGCTTCCGATGCCCTGGACGAGTACGACGTGGACGAGATCTACTCCAACGCCCGCGAGCCGATGGCCGCGCTGTTCCAGCCGGTCGACGGCGATGAGGACGACCAGTTCGCCCTGGTGGTCAATCATCTGAAGTCCAAGGGCGGCGAGGGCGAGGGCGACAACGCCGACTCCGGCGACGGCAGCGGCTCCTTCAACGGAGACCGCACACGCCAGGCCGAGGCGATGGTGGCGTTCACCGAAGCTATGCGGGAGGAGTACAGCACCGACCGCTTCTACCTGATGGGCGACTTCAACTCCTATGCGGCCGAGGCTCCGATGGTCACCATCGAGGACGCCGGTTTCACCAACCTCTCGGCCCAGCATTCCGAGGAGACCGGCAACTACTCCTACAACTACAGCGGTGAATCGGGTTCGCTGGACCACGTAGTGGCCTCCGACGCCGCAGTGGAGACAGTGGCCCAGACCCACATCTGGAACACCAACGCTCCGGAGCCCATCGCACTGGAGTACAGCCGCTACGAGGCCTCAGGGACTCCCGGGCTCTACGACGAGCCCGCGTGGAGCGAGTCTCTCTGGCGGGCCTCCGACCACGACCCGATCATCGCGGACATCGTCGTGGGTGAGGAGACCGACGGCGGCGCCGAGGAGGAGGGCGCCACTGAGGAGGACGACGCAGGCCAGGAAGACGATGCAGATCAGGGGGCCGGCACAGGCTCCGGTGAGGACGGGGTGTCTGAAGACGGACCGTCGGCTGGGGAGGAACCGGTCGACGACGAATCCTCAGCCGCAGAAGCGCCAGCCGGCTCCGAAGCAGGCGACGAACGTGCGGACGCCGAGGCCGGAACGGATCTGGGAGCCGCAGGCTCGAACGCTGCTCCCGACGACACCTCCCCCACAGCTGCCTCCAGCGAGGGAGACCTGGCGCTGACCGGTGCCCAGAACTTCTGGATCGCCGCGATCGCGGCCGGGCTGCTCGGCGTCGGGACTCTGCTGGCCTACCGTTCCCGCCTGGGCCAGCCCTGA